CTCTGGTTTGGATGCCGCGGGAAGGTCCGAATTTAGAAAGGAGGTGTTCCTTGGAATGTTTCTGTAGTAGCCAGCGAGGTGGCCTTGCCTAAAACGGCCGGCGGGCTGTTTTAGGCAGCCAACATCGCAAGTGGCCCTACTTGGTCCGCTTGAAGCTTCGGCCTGGGCTCCCTCGTGGGGCTCAGGCCATTTTTGTTTCGTACGTGCGACGGCAAATTCTCTAAGAATGATTTGGCTGATGGAGAACCGTCTGCCTAATTTTTATCGTGCTTATTCTTTTTCCAACGCTGGTTAATTGCCCCCTTCGCTGGGCTTCTGCACTACGGGTTGCAGTTCGCTCGACAGCCCTACTATTTGTTTTGCACACGAAGCACTCTTGGCTGTCGGGAAAGATCATTCATCAGTTCGGCATTTTTCATGCCATCTGCGTTTTGTGCGATTCTCAAAACCGAGTCAGCGATAATCGGACTCAATTCCGAGATGAGCCATCCATCGCGGACGAGCCGTTGAGAAGATTCCACAAGTAATCGCTGCAGGATTTCTTCTCCGGTAGGTCCAGCGAACAATGCTGTGTGCGGCTCCTGATCCACCACATCATGCGGCAATGAAGATTTTTCGCCGAGACCAATGTAGGGAGGGTTTGAGATGATGTAGTCAAATTTCTGATCAGCGTCGATCGTCGCGAAAAGGTCGCTTTTGACCAGTTGAACTCTCGAATTTAACTGATGACGAGCGACGTTTTCTCCGGCAACTTCCAGAGCATTCTGTTGAATGTCGATTGCGACCAGTTTTGCGTTAGGGAGCTGAGTTGCGGCTGCACACGCCAGATTTCCACTGCCTGTACCCACGTCCGCAATCACGAGCGGATCATCCTGTCGACCTGCGGTCTTGATCAAATCCAACAGTGTGATCAAAACAAATTCAGTTTCTGGACGCGGGATCAAGACTGCGGGAGTGACGCGAAAGCTCATTGAATAGAATTCGCGCAGTCCTACCAAATAAGCGACCGGGGTGCCTTCCGCCCGACGCTTGACCAACTCACGATAGGCTTGTCGTAAACTTTCTTCCGCAGGATCCTTGAAGGCGGTGTAGAGTTCGATGCGGTCGCATTCTCGCGCGTGTGCCAGCAATACCTCGGCATCCAATCGTGCACTCGTCGAGCCGTGTTGTTTCAGATAATCGGTTGTCCACTCGAGGATTTCCCCGATTGTCCAGGAAGTAGATTGTGACATGGTCAAAAAAATCCTGAACATTGCGGAACTGAAGTCGCGTTGCCTCGTTCAGTCCAGCTGGCCCATCGAAGTCCTCAACTCCTGTCTGTCGTGTTCGATCAGTGCATCGGTTACCGGCTGGAGTGCGCCGGCCACGACTTGATCTAGCTTGTAGAGAGTGAAGTTGATGCGATGATCGGTGAGTCGATTTTCGGGGAAGTTGTAAGTGCGGATGCGCTGGCTACGATCGCCAGATCCGATCAGGGTTTTCCGTTGGTCGGCACGACGTTTCGCCTCTTCCTGTCGCTTGCGGTCATAAAGCCGCGCCTTGAGTTCTCGTAACGCCTTAGCCAGGTTTTTGTGCTGACTTTTTTCGTCTTGGCATTGCACGACGATCCCCGAGTCATAGTGGGTGAGCCGAATGGCCGATTCGGTTTTGTTGACGTGCTGTCCGCCCGGACCACTCGCATGGAATTTGTCGATCCGATAGTCGTCCTGATTCAAATTGATATCGACATCTTCCGGTTCCGGCATGACGGCAACGGTTGCAGCCGACGTGTGAATCCGCCCTTTGGCTTCTGTCTCTGGCACCCGCTGGACTCGATGTCCTCCGCTTTCGTATTGGAGTTCTCGAAAGACACCGCTGCCCTCGATGGCCAGCACAATTTCTTTGAAGCCACCCAATTCGGTTGGGTTGGCGCTCATGATCTCAGTTTTCCAGCCCTTACCCTCACCAAACTTTTTGTACATCAGAAACAAGTTTCCGGCGAACAAGGCAGCTTCGTCACCGCCAGTACCCGCGCGTATCTCCATGACGCACCGTGTTCGATTGGCATCTTCGCCACCGATGGTTTGATCAAGTAAATCCTGCCAGATTGTCTCGCGTTGCTCTTTGAGTTCTGGGATTTCTGCTTCGGCCAATTCGCTCATCTCTTCGTCGTCGCTGGCGGCTAACTCTTTTGCCTCCTCGATCTCCGAATTCAAACCCTTGAACTTTCGGTAGATCGTGGCAAGTTTGGTGAGCGAGCCGTGTTCCCGGGCGATGGCCGCCAGTTTTGCCGAATCGGCAAGAACCTCAGGATCGGACATTTTCCGCTCGAGTTCTTCAAATCGATCGAGCTTCTGGTCGAGCATCTGGCGCATGGGGTTTCGCGTTCATGCAAGAAGGATGTAGGGACGATAGATTCCGTTCCAAATCGAGAGCGCAGCGAGCCGATGCTGGCTGCGGGCCGACGAGCCTGGGAAAAAGGGCTACGACTTGGCTTTCTTCTTTCCCTTTTGCAAGCTGGCGTAGGTTCCGTTGGCGAATTTGGTCTGGAACTTTTCGATTCGGCCGGCGGTGTCGACGTACTTCAGCTTACCGGTGTAGAAAGGGTGGCAAGCGTTGCAAATGTCGACTTTGAGTTCCTTCCGCGTGCTACGCGTCTGGAATGTGTTCCCACAACCGCAGGTGACCGTCGTGTCGAAGTAATCCGGATGAATGCCGTCTTTCATTTGATTGATTCCTGATGGCTGACACGAGCCTCGGTGATGGTAATCGGGCTAATACCGGACCAGTCCGGTGTCAAAGCCCCGTATTTTACCGTCGAGTACATTTGACGGCAAGCCGGCTCGAGAATCGCGAGTCACGTATCGGTTTTGCCGGATCCGAGTCATGGGGCCGAGTCATGGGGCCGGTACGGCGGCTGCGAAAAACGGCCGTATTTGAGCAATGAAAGCGCCGAATTCGGCTGGTATTTGCAAATTCGCGGCGGGCAAGCACGAAGGCCGTGACGGATGATAAATAAAGGAAAGGGTAGTCCGAATCGCTGTCGATCCGTTCGATTCCGTGCCAGTAAGTCAGCGATTTACCGGCTGCAGTTTGCACGTTCAGGCGGCGGTGAGAGATTTGAAGTCGATGAACCCCCAGCAAGCCCACTTGATCGCGAGGCAGTTTGCGGATTCGAGCCCGATAAAGCCCGGGGAACGTCATTCCGTAAAACAGGCCGAGTGTCACGACACCGATCGCTCCGCAACTTCGGGGAGATATTTGCCAAACGGCGAGTCCTATGACCATGAGGCTGCCAGTTATTGGGGGCCAATGCCGAAGGTCGTCTCTTCTGGCAGCGACTGTATGCAAATAGTGGTGTCGTGTGAACGCGAGCAAATCGTCGGCTCGCATTTCCTATGGGATCATTCATTGATCGCCTTGAAGCACAAGCCGGCCCGGTAGAGGCGGGCGATACGGAGGGATTGTCGTCAAACCCAGAGGGTGAAGTCATGAGCAGTGCGGCTCGATAACAAAACTATCGCATGAAGTCTGCGTGCTTAATCTCGTTGGGGGAGGGAGTGAGTTCCACAAAAAACTCGGCAATCGCGAGAGGGATTTCGCCATTGCCGAGCAGGATCGTAAGAGTGGACAGCTGATGCTAGGCGGACTGTTGTTCCAGTTGTTCGCTAAGCTTACGGACTGCCTCTTTCAATTCCTTCATCTCTTCCCGTAACTCTTGCACGGCTGCTCGACCACGATTGGGGCTGGCAGAGACGGGTCTCGACGGAGCCCGTTCAGGGCCACGTCGACCCCGGTTCATGCTTCGCTCCGAACGCTCCGAACGCGCCGAACGCGCCGAACGCTCCGAACGCGCCGGGCCACCTCGTCGTGCCGAGCCACGACCCTTGTTACCTCCGGGGCGTTGAGCCATTCGAGCGGAAGGCCCTCGTTGGCCGCGATGTGCGTCACGAGACGATCGTTGACGGCCTGCTTGTCTTCTGTCACCACCGCGACGAGCCCGATTGGATTGATTCCAGTCGCCTTGATTGCGTTGTGCCCAAGGGGGGCCGCCGTCATGACCACGCTCCCGACGCATCTGCATTCTTTCCCGAATCTTCTCGACTTGTTCTTGGGAAAGATTGCCAAACGGAGGGCCTGACTTGCCACGACGCATCGCCGGGGGGCCGCCGGGTCCCGTGCGGTGTGAACCTCTTCCGTTGTGCTTGTTCGCTTGTTTTTCGTCGCGATCGCCTTTCTCGGCGGTCAGTAAAGTGGACTCGGAATCAACCGCATTGGTTTCAGTGGTCTGTTCGTCTGTCGATCGTTGGTCGTCTTCGTTGGCGTTTGCTGTGGAGATACAACATGCAATCAAACCCGCTCCGATCAGTCCGTTCATCAGCCTTTTCATAGTCTTTCTCCGTATCGAATTCTCTCGGCGAATGACGCCTCACGGTTGGTCATGCCTAACCCCAGGGCATCTGAAGATCCAAACCTATTCGGTTTTGGTTGCGATAGTATTAGAAACACCGATCGATCCTCTAGGTTTCGACCAATATGATTCTTTTTTACCGGAACTTGCTGGCGACACGACTTTATGCCGGATTTGCCACCCGACACAAGGGTTCGGATCAATGTCGCGGTCATCGTCGAAGGGGATTCGATGAGGCTACGGCCCAAGGTACGAACAACATCAGCGGGAGCCAGGCTGCAAGCGCTGGTGCGAGCAAGTAGTTCGCACCCAGATTTTGTGCTGCCAAAGTTACGATAAAAAAGATCACCACGATCGCCACACAAGAGCCGGCAGCGATGAACACGTTTCGACTCTCTTTGGCCAGGACCACGGGAAGGCCAAGGAATAACAAAGTCAAATCGAGCAGCGGTTGTACCAGACGGGAGTGAACGGCAACTCGAACGTCGGCGCCAAAGTTCATGCTTGGATTGGAAAGTCCCGTGATCAGGTCCTTGGTCGATGCAAATTGACGCCACGCTCTTCCGCCGGTCAGCTGTCCGAATGTTACGTCGCTAACGACGAAACATTGGGAAGGTTCGAGCCAAGGTGCATCGCGACGAGTATAAATCAAGGTTCTGCCGTCGTGACGGACGCCGTCGAGTTCGTCGATTTTTTTCGGGCTGGTGACTCCGTTGAGCAGATAGCCCGCGGGTAGCTCGGGAGTGGCTGGTTGACGATTGGCACTGGACGCAACCAGTTGGCGACTAAAATAGGACATGCTCAGCGGCAGTCGAAATGCCGGGTTGATGATCTGTCTTTCCTTCTCGATCCCTTTTTCGCCATCGATCAAAATGTCAGTCATGTGATCGAAATGGGCAGAGAGCGGCGTGGCCGATTCAGTTGTCCAGTCGCGTACTTTTTGGCTGAGTTCCTCGCGTAGATCGGGAATTACCAGTTCGCGATTTGCGATGCTGAGAACCGTTACGATCATTACCCCTGCGATCACAGGCCGTAAGATGCGCCAGCGGGAAAGGCCGGCTGCCATTAAAGCAGTCATCTCGTTATGTCGTTGGAGCCACGTGACCGTGAATACGGCCGAAATTAAGGCCACGATACGACCTATGAGGTCGAAGAACCACGGTACTCGAATCGCGTAGTAGCGGCCGAGCGTGATGAACAGACCACCGTGTTGATCGGAAGCGTCGATGAATTCATTCAGGTTGCCGACGAAGTCACCGACTACGTAAATTCCCGTCAAGCATAGAAAGCATAACAAAAAGACTTTCGCAAACACGAAGAAAACATAGCGATCGATCAAACGCATGCGAATCCATTCCTTGAGGAGATTCTCATCGGACAATTTTGACCGTGATTGTCATCGGTCAACTGTCTTCTCCCATATTCTCTGTTGGGTTGTCTGACTTCGCATCGAGCTGGAAAAATCGTCGGGTGGGTCTGCGAAGTCGAACAGCAAAACTAAACTTCTTGGATCGTTTGTGCAATCGCTCGCGCGAGTGCTTGCACTCCTTGTTCAATGCGTTCCGGTGTTTGGACGCCAAAACTTAGACGCAGGGTATTTTGCCGTGCAGGGATGCCTGTTTCGGGAAAGGAATACTCACCCGGTACGTAGATCACACCCTCTGCAATCGCGCGCTCAAATAAACGGCCCTCGAGCCCTGCGTCGATCTGCTCTGGAAGTTCCAGCCAGACATATAATCCGCCTTGCGGACGAATCCAGGTGACGTCCGATAGCGGTGCTAGCCAGCTGTCAGCCGCCTGCAGCATCGCATCTCGTTTTATTCGATAGGCTACGCGGATTCGTTCAATGTGAGCGTCGAGTAATCCTACCTGAAGCACGTGGTGCATTAAATGCTGATTGAAATTTGGGCTGCCAAAGTCAATATTGCCTTTTTGATTGCAGACAGGCTCCACTAAATCTGCTGGCAAAATTCCCCAGCCGACTCGAACCCCTGGCGAATAGCTTTTTGAAAAGGTGCCAGCTGCAATGACATGTTCCGTCGTGGGATCGTAATGAATCAGGCTGGGAGTATCGTCTCCCTCATATCGAAGTTCCCGATAGGCCAGATCATCCAGCAGATAAATATGATGATGAACGGAGAATCGGTGGCAGATTTCGACGATTTGTTGACGCCGTTCCGCCGCCAAGGAAACGCCTCGTGGATTGTCGAAATAGCTGATCAAATAGATCGCCTTGATGCGCGAAAGCTGTCCTTCACGTTGCCAATGCAACAAGCGATCTTCGAGTGCTTCGGGAATCATTCCTGCTTCGTCGGTTTCAATCCCCTCTGTTTGCACGCTCAGATTGTGAAGCGTTCCCATGAAAACAAAGTAGGTGGGCGAACTGCAGAGTACGACATCGCCGGGGTCCAACAAAGTCTCGGCGACCAACTGCAACAATTGGTTACTGCCTGCGGTCAACACTACCCGGTCAATGTCTAAGGGGGCTGCTTCTGCTTCGCTGAGCGAGTCTTGCACTTGAAATCGGTCCAAGATGGCTTCACGTAGCGGTGGGTAACCCGATGTGGTGCCATACTGAAGAGCCTCACGCAGTGCGTCCTGGTTGGCGCACATCGCTTGAAATGCATCCGCGGTAGCTTGGCATGGCAAGGACTGTTGGTCTACAAATCCGGCCGCCAGTGAGATCAGGGAGGGATTTGCCAGAGCATGCGACATGAGTTGGCTGATTGGTTGGCCGTGGGAAAGGGCCGCTCGTCGACTCAGTTGGCGAATTGGGTCCGGGCGCAAAACTTTTGAGCTCTTATTTTTCATCATTTCGCAGCAGATCCGATTCTCCAAGCTTGAAAGCGAGGGAATTCATGAATGAGGCGATTTTTTCTGGAAACGGCTGATCCTCGTTATTTCGTGCCCGGCTGTACGCATTTGCTAAAATGCGGCTAGGATAGGGACAAACGCAGGCGGAGGAAGGTTCACCTTTGTGACCTACAATACAGGCTCTGAAAACTCGTGTCTTTGCCAATACGGCGTGGAATCCGGGATGCATCGACGATTCGGAGCGTTGCTCGACTTGTTATTTCCGCCGGTTTGCACGGTCTGTGACGCGCCGCTTGCTGCTGAATCAGGCCAACTGCAGCTATGTCCTCCTTGCCGCTTGCAGCTAATCAACAGAAAATCAAATGGGTTTTGCCGACGCTGCGGCTTACCTTACTCGAATTCTCAGCCGATGGGACTGAAATGTCCCAGTTGCCTGCGGGAGACTGATTTGCTGGATCGCATCATTCCGTTGGGAACCTATGAGGGAGAATTGCGACGAGCGGTGATTCGCGCCAAACGGATCAGCGAACGGCCTCTGGCGGCCACGATGGCGGTATTGCTAGCCGATCATCTGGTCCAGACCGTCCCCGCACCGTGTGCGGACGTTGTGATTCCTATTCCGAAGTTTTGGATGAAACGGCTTATGCACGGAGCAAATAGTTCTGAAGTTTTGGCGGATGTGGTCGGTCGTCGGCTGAAGATTCCAGTCGTTCCGACTGGATTGGTAGCCTGTCGGAAAACGAAGAAACAAAGCTTATTACCCGTGGCTGGTCGCCGCATGAATTTGAAGGGGGCCATGCGGGTTGGCTCGGGTTACGACTTTCGGGGCGAACGCGTGCTCGTCGTGGATGACATCATGACGACCGGTTCGACGGCGCGTGAAGCCGCACGAGTCTTGTATGAGAGTGGAGTAAGAAGTGTCATATTGGCGGTTTTGGCGAGAGCTACGGCTGAACGTCGGATGAAGATGAAGAAGCAAATAAGTGAGGTATCTCCTTGGCGAGATCGAGAAGATAAAGCATGACGAGCCGTTCCAAAAAATCTGTCTCTGTTTCTCGTGGTCGTCCTTTTCGTCGATCTGTTCTCCGTGGTTTGGCTGTTGTTTTACCTCCGTTATTAACCATCGTAATCTTGCTGTGGATTCTCAACACAGTGCAGGATTATGTGTTGACGCCGATTGAGATTGCGGCGAAACACGCGATTACGTGGGCCAACGATGAAACTCTCACTGTCGTGCCGGCGTCGGCCAAATTGGTCGGCGGTAAAGATCGCTCAAGCGAATTCATCTATGAGGGTCAGCAATTTATTTCGATTGGCGATAAGCAGTGGATCCCGCTTTCGATCTACCAAAGGGTTCGCCAAGATCCTGGGTTGGCAATGCCTGAAACCAGTGAGGGGTATTACCACCGTTTTATTGAGTTGACCTATCTGAAACGCTCGGTCGTATTGCCGGTTTTCATCTGCTGCTTTGTGTTGCTGTTGTATTTTCTAGGACGGTTTCTTGCCTATGGCATGGGCCGGTTTATGTACAACGCGATGGAGCTGATCATCAACCAACTGCCGATCATTCGTACCGTTTACACTTCAGTCAAGAAGGTGACAGACTTCGTTTTTAGCGAAAATGAAATGGAATTTAACCGCGTTGTGGCCGTTGAATATCCTCGGAAAGGACTCTGGTCGCTGGGGTTTGTGACAGGTGAGGGGATGCGTTGTATTGCGGAGGAAGCGGGGGAACCCGTGTTGAGTGTTTTAATGCCGACC
The Pirellulaceae bacterium genome window above contains:
- the rpmE gene encoding 50S ribosomal protein L31, with the protein product MKDGIHPDYFDTTVTCGCGNTFQTRSTRKELKVDICNACHPFYTGKLKYVDTAGRIEKFQTKFANGTYASLQKGKKKAKS
- the prmC gene encoding peptide chain release factor N(5)-glutamine methyltransferase, which translates into the protein MSQSTSWTIGEILEWTTDYLKQHGSTSARLDAEVLLAHARECDRIELYTAFKDPAEESLRQAYRELVKRRAEGTPVAYLVGLREFYSMSFRVTPAVLIPRPETEFVLITLLDLIKTAGRQDDPLVIADVGTGSGNLACAAATQLPNAKLVAIDIQQNALEVAGENVARHQLNSRVQLVKSDLFATIDADQKFDYIISNPPYIGLGEKSSLPHDVVDQEPHTALFAGPTGEEILQRLLVESSQRLVRDGWLISELSPIIADSVLRIAQNADGMKNAELMNDLSRQPRVLRVQNK
- a CDS encoding PLP-dependent aminotransferase family protein — translated: MMKNKSSKVLRPDPIRQLSRRAALSHGQPISQLMSHALANPSLISLAAGFVDQQSLPCQATADAFQAMCANQDALREALQYGTTSGYPPLREAILDRFQVQDSLSEAEAAPLDIDRVVLTAGSNQLLQLVAETLLDPGDVVLCSSPTYFVFMGTLHNLSVQTEGIETDEAGMIPEALEDRLLHWQREGQLSRIKAIYLISYFDNPRGVSLAAERRQQIVEICHRFSVHHHIYLLDDLAYRELRYEGDDTPSLIHYDPTTEHVIAAGTFSKSYSPGVRVGWGILPADLVEPVCNQKGNIDFGSPNFNQHLMHHVLQVGLLDAHIERIRVAYRIKRDAMLQAADSWLAPLSDVTWIRPQGGLYVWLELPEQIDAGLEGRLFERAIAEGVIYVPGEYSFPETGIPARQNTLRLSFGVQTPERIEQGVQALARAIAQTIQEV
- a CDS encoding LptF/LptG family permease — protein: MRLIDRYVFFVFAKVFLLCFLCLTGIYVVGDFVGNLNEFIDASDQHGGLFITLGRYYAIRVPWFFDLIGRIVALISAVFTVTWLQRHNEMTALMAAGLSRWRILRPVIAGVMIVTVLSIANRELVIPDLREELSQKVRDWTTESATPLSAHFDHMTDILIDGEKGIEKERQIINPAFRLPLSMSYFSRQLVASSANRQPATPELPAGYLLNGVTSPKKIDELDGVRHDGRTLIYTRRDAPWLEPSQCFVVSDVTFGQLTGGRAWRQFASTKDLITGLSNPSMNFGADVRVAVHSRLVQPLLDLTLLFLGLPVVLAKESRNVFIAAGSCVAIVVIFFIVTLAAQNLGANYLLAPALAAWLPLMLFVPWAVASSNPLRR
- the prfA gene encoding peptide chain release factor 1, producing the protein MRQMLDQKLDRFEELERKMSDPEVLADSAKLAAIAREHGSLTKLATIYRKFKGLNSEIEEAKELAASDDEEMSELAEAEIPELKEQRETIWQDLLDQTIGGEDANRTRCVMEIRAGTGGDEAALFAGNLFLMYKKFGEGKGWKTEIMSANPTELGGFKEIVLAIEGSGVFRELQYESGGHRVQRVPETEAKGRIHTSAATVAVMPEPEDVDINLNQDDYRIDKFHASGPGGQHVNKTESAIRLTHYDSGIVVQCQDEKSQHKNLAKALRELKARLYDRKRQEEAKRRADQRKTLIGSGDRSQRIRTYNFPENRLTDHRINFTLYKLDQVVAGALQPVTDALIEHDRQELRTSMGQLD
- a CDS encoding DUF502 domain-containing protein, producing MTSRSKKSVSVSRGRPFRRSVLRGLAVVLPPLLTIVILLWILNTVQDYVLTPIEIAAKHAITWANDETLTVVPASAKLVGGKDRSSEFIYEGQQFISIGDKQWIPLSIYQRVRQDPGLAMPETSEGYYHRFIELTYLKRSVVLPVFICCFVLLLYFLGRFLAYGMGRFMYNAMELIINQLPIIRTVYTSVKKVTDFVFSENEMEFNRVVAVEYPRKGLWSLGFVTGEGMRCIAEEAGEPVLSVLMPTSPMPATGFTITVRKSEAVDLDITIDQAFQFIVSCGVVVPISQQHHQIGENVQASIDQHLSATDLERPQMDELS
- a CDS encoding ComF family protein, yielding MHRRFGALLDLLFPPVCTVCDAPLAAESGQLQLCPPCRLQLINRKSNGFCRRCGLPYSNSQPMGLKCPSCLRETDLLDRIIPLGTYEGELRRAVIRAKRISERPLAATMAVLLADHLVQTVPAPCADVVIPIPKFWMKRLMHGANSSEVLADVVGRRLKIPVVPTGLVACRKTKKQSLLPVAGRRMNLKGAMRVGSGYDFRGERVLVVDDIMTTGSTAREAARVLYESGVRSVILAVLARATAERRMKMKKQISEVSPWRDREDKA
- a CDS encoding YcxB family protein encodes the protein MVIGLAVWQISPRSCGAIGVVTLGLFYGMTFPGLYRARIRKLPRDQVGLLGVHRLQISHRRLNVQTAAGKSLTYWHGIERIDSDSDYPFLYLSSVTAFVLARREFANTSRIRRFHCSNTAVFRSRRTGPMTRPHDSDPAKPIRDSRFSSRLAVKCTRR